One window of the Sulfurovum sp. UBA12169 genome contains the following:
- a CDS encoding histidine kinase, translated as MQTLTFLFLMLFSYVCLEILREVFHFNEIVFFAGNIILIAVLGYYLAKAVAKPLFDSQIAMEKYIKNTLHELNIPIATIDANVKLLAGTLKDEKNLKRLQRISSSSANLQDLYNELEYLLRKENGCIEIEEFELREFLDRTVKKFDDVKKEVNITVNCPVHHIKCDKRGFSKTIENLISNAIKFNKKDGFVHIEFKNDKLCIEDSGIGIENQNLFSIFERYYREDSNIFGHGIGLNIVKEFCDNNKIEIKITSKKDEGTKICLDLKKLTFN; from the coding sequence TTGCAGACATTGACTTTTTTATTTTTAATGTTATTTTCATATGTGTGCTTGGAAATACTGCGGGAAGTTTTTCATTTTAATGAGATTGTTTTTTTTGCCGGCAATATTATTTTGATAGCCGTCTTGGGGTATTATCTGGCAAAAGCTGTAGCAAAACCGTTATTCGATTCTCAAATAGCTATGGAAAAGTACATAAAAAATACACTGCATGAGTTAAATATTCCTATTGCGACCATAGATGCAAATGTAAAACTCCTTGCAGGCACACTCAAGGATGAAAAAAATTTAAAACGGCTGCAAAGAATTTCCAGTTCATCCGCGAACCTTCAAGACCTATACAACGAACTTGAATATCTTTTGCGAAAAGAAAATGGATGCATAGAGATAGAAGAGTTTGAGTTGAGGGAGTTTTTAGACCGGACAGTTAAAAAGTTTGATGATGTAAAAAAAGAAGTTAACATAACAGTGAATTGTCCTGTACACCATATAAAATGCGACAAAAGAGGTTTTTCAAAAACGATAGAAAATCTCATCTCAAATGCCATTAAATTCAACAAAAAAGACGGATTTGTACATATAGAATTTAAAAACGATAAGCTCTGCATAGAAGACAGCGGCATAGGAATAGAAAACCAAAATCTTTTTAGCATATTCGAAAGATATTACAGAGAGGACAGCAATATTTTTGGCCATGGCATAGGACTGAATATTGTCAAAGAGTTTTGCGATAACAATAAAATAGAAATAAAGATCACTTCAAAAAAAGACGAAGGCACAAAAATATGTTTGGATCTTAAAAAATTAACATTTAATTAA
- a CDS encoding SAM-dependent methyltransferase, which produces MAKTQSFEQHADAYEVWFEKNQTIYEDEVQTAKKLIGSASNGLEIGIGSGKFALPLGIKIGIEPSKRMRQLAQEKGLEAIDGIAENLPFENEKFDFAVMITTICFVDDLFEALSEAYRVIIPGGFLLIGMVEKNSPMGKKYLEKKAESKFYGEASFYSTQEVTTLAQKAGFVYDTALGVKSTNNGFVFIKYVKPKILS; this is translated from the coding sequence ATGGCAAAAACACAGAGTTTCGAACAACATGCAGACGCTTATGAAGTATGGTTTGAAAAAAACCAAACAATTTATGAAGACGAGGTGCAGACCGCAAAAAAACTGATAGGCTCGGCTTCCAACGGCCTTGAAATAGGGATAGGAAGCGGAAAATTTGCGCTCCCTTTGGGCATCAAAATCGGTATCGAGCCTTCAAAGAGAATGAGGCAACTTGCGCAGGAAAAAGGACTGGAAGCCATTGACGGCATTGCCGAAAATCTTCCTTTTGAGAATGAAAAATTTGATTTTGCCGTCATGATCACAACGATTTGTTTTGTGGACGATCTGTTTGAAGCCCTATCGGAGGCCTATCGCGTCATCATTCCGGGCGGATTTCTTCTTATCGGCATGGTTGAAAAAAATTCGCCGATGGGGAAAAAGTATCTAGAGAAAAAAGCCGAAAGCAAATTTTACGGAGAGGCTTCTTTCTATTCGACCCAAGAAGTTACCACACTGGCACAAAAAGCCGGTTTTGTTTATGATACTGCTTTGGGGGTTAAAAGTACAAACAACGGTTTTGTCTTTATCAAATACGTCAAGCCGAAAATATTATCATAA
- a CDS encoding DNA-binding response regulator: MNHILIVEDDKLLAQTLEDVLEVNGFSSKIANNYEEAIELDCTEVFDLYLLDINLPSSNGIKLLEELRINNTYKPAIFLTSHKEKEVLNEAFSSGCDDFIKKPFDNDELIHRVEAVLKRTAAYNTEIKLTQDISYDIKECTLLTPKGSTKLPQKLAKLLEIFIKNKNQVVSKEHIIENVWEDDTFSSGSLRVYITKLKNLIGKDMIENIKGVGYKLKL; the protein is encoded by the coding sequence ATGAACCATATATTAATCGTAGAAGACGATAAACTTCTTGCGCAAACATTAGAGGATGTCTTGGAGGTAAATGGTTTTAGCAGTAAAATCGCGAATAATTATGAAGAAGCAATTGAACTAGATTGCACGGAAGTGTTTGATCTTTATCTTTTGGATATAAATCTACCTAGCTCAAACGGCATAAAGCTATTAGAAGAATTAAGGATAAACAATACCTACAAACCGGCTATTTTTTTAACTTCCCACAAAGAAAAAGAGGTATTAAATGAGGCTTTTTCAAGCGGATGTGATGATTTTATCAAAAAACCGTTTGATAATGATGAGTTGATTCACAGGGTGGAAGCTGTGCTAAAAAGAACCGCCGCTTACAATACAGAAATCAAATTAACCCAGGACATATCTTATGACATTAAAGAGTGTACTTTATTGACCCCAAAAGGGAGCACAAAACTTCCACAAAAGCTGGCAAAGCTTTTAGAGATTTTTATAAAAAATAAAAATCAAGTGGTTTCAAAAGAGCATATTATAGAAAATGTTTGGGAGGATGATACTTTTAGCAGCGGATCACTCAGAGTGTATATAACAAAGCTTAAAAATCTTATTGGCAAAGATATGATAGAAAACATAAAAGGAGTAGGCTATAAACTCAAACTCTAA